TCATAATTTAATACAAAACTTGATTGTCATAGGGGACAATGTACTACAATCAAGAGGCAACCTCATGGTACAAGGGGGATTGGGAAAACAACCAAAGAGAAGGCTGGGGTATGCGCTGGTATGTGCTGACTCCCACAATACCAAATTTCAGTCAGTGCTcacattcttctaaacatgaAAATGATTGATACAATTCTCTTTCACACTAGCTATCCGTCAGGAGACACATATGAAGGCCAGTGGAAGAACAGCATCAGACATGGAGAAGGAACAATGAAATGGATTCAGCTGAGTCAGCAATACAGTGGACAATGGTTAAATGGTTTTCAGGTCTGTGAGTCTCTCTGTTCTCTAGTCTTAGGCGGTTCATTGTATCCAAGCACACTGTAGTCCTTATTGCCACCTCCATGACATAAATAGATCTACATATTCTCTGCAGCATGGGCATGGGACACACACATGGTTTCTGCGGCGGGTTTTTGGCTCGCAGTACCCCCTCAGGAATCAGTATACTGGGGAATTTGCACAAGGCGTGCGTCATGGTCACGGAACATTCATCTATGCAAGTGGATCAGTTTATTCTGGATGTTGgaagaataacaaaaaacatgGTCAGGTAAATTATTTTGCACTTTCTATGTCCTAAAAAGTAGGCTTGTTGTTTCTTTCCATGGCACtactggaaatgttttgtttcaggGAAagtttgtttacaaaaatgGTCGCATATACGAAGAGGAGTTTATCGATGACCGTATGGCGGAATTTCCATCATCCTCTATTATTTCACGTGCACTCGGTGGCTTACCTAGTAAACCTGAAGAGTCAGACGGTTATGCCTCATTACTTGGGCCTGACATGGCTTTAAACATAGAGACTCTATTAAACCGAATTCCTGAAGCACAAAGAAGGCAGGAGCTCAAACAGGTCAGTGTGGCCAAGATGATAAAATCATTTTATCATGGTTCAGGATTCAGACACAGGCTTATTGACATTTACTGTGCAATATTTGGTGCATTATTATCTCATAAAGGTCTTACTTTTTTGTGGTTGTTAAATTCCCAGTAGCCTTGACAGGATGCAATGTTGTGTCATTAGTGTGATAACGTTCAGTGCGTTCGTATGTATTCAGGTGGAATTTGCCATTATGAGACATATTGAATTGCTGAGGTCAATATACAGTCTGTACAGCAGCCTTGGACATGAGAACTCTCCAGACAACACTTTCCTGCTCAGTCACCTACAATTCTGCCGCTTTCTTAAGGACTGCAGTGTCCACCAGCATGGATTAACACTGGCACAGCTGGACCACCTTATTAACCGTAAAGACATCTTAGTCAAACTTGTTGCATGGTTCCacatatgtttttgttttcttgattAACTCATGacatttttctctgtctttatatAGAAGACATCTCTCCAGGGGAGATTCATACACCTTTTAGTATGATGTTTCTGAGAAAGTGGATTAGTTGTATTGTCATTGCAGCATACCATATTTACCACAGAGACTTAGAGTAAGTGTTGCTTTTTCCTAAGTGGAGAGTTGATCACTGTTAACAATGTGAAGGTTTCAGGCTAAAATCTTACAGAATTTCTAATGGCTCAGGTCCTCTAGCAATGTACTTGCAGCATGCTTTTCCAAGCTCATGAGGCAGAACATCATTCCCAATGCCAAGAATGTAAAAGGTAATCTGGTATTCATTATATAGGGTCATAAGTACAGTATGGTTTTCACTATCGCATAACTTATTTTAATTTCCATTGAATCTCAatgaaatgtaatcagtaaaaaaaaacaacaaaaaaacaacaaccccacatgtaatgtaatgtataatatataacacaGGGCCTCTTTACTGCCACCCTCTTCGTGCTGTGATTGGCAAGAACTATACTGATAGATGCTGGGATATATACCAGACTGTCCCTAAAGTCAGCTCAGCTGCCATCTCTGACATCATGAGTGCCAGGCACTTCATCTGGATGTTTAAGGTAAAGATTTTATCACTACTGAAAATCGAATTTTAAATAAAGCCTAATTTAACAAATTATCAATTGTTTATATATAGGTTCTTGGTCTCTTTGGCCATACACTAACCACAACAAGATTACTGGAGATCCTTTCACAAGAAAATCCTGCAATCTACAGTTCTGCTCACAGTAACCTGGATTTGGAGGTTGGGTTCACCGTTAGCCTCACATTTCAAAGAGAACTACCATGAGTAATAATGCAACCCGGTCCTTTTAAACCCCAGACACAACATTTTTACTCCCAACATGCTTTAAACCACTCAATTCAGAGCAATGAATACCAGCTACATTAACCAGGAACTGGGTGGGAGCAAAATGTGGACTGTCTGGAGTCACTGACCGGTTTAGGAAAACCCTGCTataattttcaaatgaaaaaggaaataaCATTATAATGAATAGTTTTGGGATGGGATCTCCTTGAATGTAAGAACTGTATTGCAGATCACTTTTCTTGAGTTCTTTGAGGCTCTGCTGGGTTGTGCTGAAGTGAAGAACACACATGGAGTTGGAACTGCACAACCCAGACAGTGCGATTTGGGTTATCATGATGAGACGACTTCAGAAGAtcagatgaaaaacagccctatTATGATCCAGTTGGCTTCTCCTCAGGTTAGTGATGATGTCCAGGAAATGATATGGCTCTCACAGCTTCACTTTGACACTTCGGTTCATGAAATGTTCACAGAGCTCTCTTAGAGCTAATACTGAGTGCGATTTATCTTGAACCTAAATGAGAATCGTATGTGTACCCACTTGGACACGTTTCATTTTTGGTCTCCAGGAGTACGAGTCAACAGTGCTGTCCTCAAGCACCATCATTTCATCAGCTTCCACCAGCATAAAATCCCTTGAGGtttcttgttttattaacttatagTTCTATTCCTCTGTTTACACACAAAACACTCCTAACAAGCATATCTTCTTCTAGGAATTTAAATCCAAGGCACCAACACAGTCATCCCTAAGTGAAGAAATACAACTTAACGGTATTATATACTTTCAGATGCACGTAATATTTTTTGGTTGTAAACAGCTTTAGACTATAGTATGGATATGTTTCATTGGCTTTTTATGCTTACTAGATCAGGGAATTGACCTATCTAAGTCGGCTGTTACAAACACATCAGAGATGGAATTGCACAAACAGACTACAAGCAGTGTGTTGGTCAAATACACACAAGTGACCAAGCCACCAAGTTTAAGCACAGGTACAaactagttttaaaaaaaaaaagtttctctgCAGCACTTCACAGACAtgcataaattatatttatagatTAGATTATCAGTTACTCAAACAGGCCCATAAGGTTTGTGCTTGTGTTGCATGTCAGCCAGCACTGGGTTAAAGTTTACCCATCCAAAGCCATCTACACTAGAGGAATATATCCTACTATGCAGCAATAGTCGCAATTACCACCTGCCTCTTACTGTGGTTTATGTATTATTGGCTAGGGGTTGAAGAGGGGCAACTGGAAGACCAGCTGAAGAACTGGATCAATCTTGTTCACCAgttctttacacacacattcttccCAGTGTATGAACACAGCTTGGTGTTGAAAAAGGAGCTGCAAGAGGAACGACAAAGACAAACCACAGACAACAGAATCACTCTTGAAAAGGCCAAGGCGAACGCTAAGTACGTCACCATTTTTAACTTAATCACATGCCATTTTGACAAGTCTAATTTACACTTTAATGCAAATTAGTTCAGTAACTCCTGCTCAAGGGATGGTGGTACTAGAATGATCCGACATGTTGGTTTTAGACTAAGAGAGCAGCAGAGGGCAGAAGAAGAGGAGATATCCAAAGAAAAAGAGGAGGAAGATGCCGAGGAATGTCATGTCTTAATTGACCTGAACAATTCATCTGCAGCTCTGAAGCAATCACCcacaaacaagaagaaaaagaggaaataaCCCAAGATCTTcccaaaaaaagtttgttttaatTATCAAAATTTTTGTAAATGCAGAAAGGCGTATATATAAATTTGGTCATCCAAATACAGTTAACAAATCAATCTCACTATGAcaagtaaaacagtaaaacgTAAATAAACCCCACACAATATTTGTCCACGTCTCTGCTCAAATTAAATATCAGCAGGTGGCGTAAACATCATGAGGTCACGCTCACACACCGACGGCCTCACTCGCTCCCTCTGCTCAGGGGTGAACAGCAGCTGATCAGCAATCATCTGAAACAGAAGAGGTCTATGAGACATGTGACCTCGCAACACCGCCACCGTTGTGATAGAAATTTGCTTAATGCTTAAACTctgataaaacaaaaacagtatcAGAGCTATTTTTATAGTGCTGTTACACATGAGAAAGTGCATTAGAAATTCAGAGTCAATTCCACCTCTTCAGTCCAGGGAGTGACCACCAATGGTGCCATTCTGGGGAaagctgaatttaaaaaaaaaaaaaaagtgtgaaagagagtgagtgGTGAAGGCCACATGCTTAAATCACTTCCATGCAACACCAAGGTGAAAACACCAGCAATATCAACACAGAGTACCTGTAGGAGTCATCAGTGCATCCTGAACAGGCTCCTGGGCCTGAGGGCTCTCCATTTCAGCATCTTCTAGGCCAAGTGAGAACCTTTCCACTGCCATGCTCTGCACAGGAGATAAGCTGCATTGGGCTGTGGGTTGCAGATATCGGTCCAAGTCCAAATCAGGAAAactctaaaataataataggaaGGTTTAATCAATTAACATGAATTTCCCTGGAAGCATTACTAGATGATGGATTATGGATCACCTCACTGTCTTGATTTTCAGTCACTTTACAGTCTGCACTGGTAGGagatctgtttaaaaaaaaaaaaaaaaaaagtcatgatgTATAAAAACCTGCACCTAAATACATTTTGCCCATAGGAAAACTAACAGCCCTGTCTAGAGACCTGTATGTGACAGGTGCATATAAAGCTGAAGTGGATCTGGTTTCCTTGAACCTCTAAGAAGGACTGAACAGAAGAACCTATCAAAATTTAGATGTCATCCTCATTGGGGGGCATTTACTGACAACTAAAACTTAGctacaaataaaataagaaagtaAATGAAAGCACATAATACACAAATTTGGTGAACACTGATCTGAAGAAGAATCTATGAAGTAACTGCAGTGTAAGTTAGTAAGTGTGCAAAATCAAAAAACCTGACAATCCTTAGGGAAAATAACACTGCTTTTCTGGCCTACTGCCAAAGCTTCATAGAAACTGTGTTGTCATTACATAAGCACCAGATTCGTGTTTGTCTAAACCTGGATTCAAGTAGTTCACAGTTCAAATTAAAGTTTCAAATTGTGACTTCAATGTtagc
This is a stretch of genomic DNA from Ictalurus punctatus breed USDA103 chromosome 13, Coco_2.0, whole genome shotgun sequence. It encodes these proteins:
- the rsph10b gene encoding radial spoke head 10 homolog B; this translates as MAEEEDRTEKSDRMTREEFPLHEMENSSASSGVSEARADFSTAAAALETRETGEPEIPAVHVLSDIIIQRYEGGRCGELFHGEGVAYFRGGHEYKGSFVDGFMHGHGVYTWADGLKYEGDFESNAPMGHGIYTWLDCSTYEGEVCNGICHGTGTYISPKTSTIYRGQWHKGKRHGKGTMYYNQEATSWYKGDWENNQREGWGMRCYPSGDTYEGQWKNSIRHGEGTMKWIQLSQQYSGQWLNGFQHGHGTHTWFLRRVFGSQYPLRNQYTGEFAQGVRHGHGTFIYASGSVYSGCWKNNKKHGQGKFVYKNGRIYEEEFIDDRMAEFPSSSIISRALGGLPSKPEESDGYASLLGPDMALNIETLLNRIPEAQRRQELKQVEFAIMRHIELLRSIYSLYSSLGHENSPDNTFLLSHLQFCRFLKDCSVHQHGLTLAQLDHLINQDISPGEIHTPFSMMFLRKWISCIVIAAYHIYHRDLESSSNVLAACFSKLMRQNIIPNAKNVKGPLYCHPLRAVIGKNYTDRCWDIYQTVPKVSSAAISDIMSARHFIWMFKVLGLFGHTLTTTRLLEILSQENPAIYSSAHSNLDLEITFLEFFEALLGCAEVKNTHGVGTAQPRQCDLGYHDETTSEDQMKNSPIMIQLASPQEYESTVLSSSTIISSASTSIKSLEEFKSKAPTQSSLSEEIQLNDQGIDLSKSAVTNTSEMELHKQTTSSVLVKYTQVTKPPSLSTGVEEGQLEDQLKNWINLVHQFFTHTFFPVYEHSLVLKKELQEERQRQTTDNRITLEKAKANAKLREQQRAEEEEISKEKEEEDAEECHVLIDLNNSSAALKQSPTNKKKKRK